The genomic region AGAAATCGGGATCGTGTCCCCGGTTTTCCAGGAAAGAATTTATGCAAAATCATCAGGACATCATAAACCTAATAAAATCAGCGCCCGCCATTGATCCGCCGGAGGATTTCACCCCCAGGGTGATGGCCTCGGTGATGCAGGAGAGGGCAGGGGCTTACACTCGCGCCTGGCACTTCCTGGCCGCGCCCCGCGAATTCACGCTGGACCCGATCAAGGCTCTGCGCACGGGGATCAGCCGGGACGAGATGTCGCTATATTTTCTGCTGGTCGCCTTTGCCCACCTGGCCCTTGCGGTCGTTCTGTACATTGGTTTTAAAAACAGCGGCTTTAAAACCAGCGACGCGGGTGCGCTCTTTCCGCCCCTTCTGCTGTTGCAGCCGGGGCTCTCTTTATTTCTGGCCGGATGGCTGGGTTTCTGGGGATTTCTGTTGAGAAAAAATCCGCAGTCCGGTATAAAAGGCGCAAGATTTGCCAGCCTCCTCTACCTCGAAGTGGTAGTGATCGGCGGGGCGCTTTTGTTAATGGAATTGTGCCTCGTGCTGATTCCCTTCGTTGCCGCAATGGTCGGCATCAGCGTTGCCGCAGGTATTTTCCTCGCTCTGTCCTGCGGTATCGAAAAAGTCAGGAGCAACAACGGGTCATACTGCGTCGGTATAAAACCATGAATCTGTTTGATAAAAAAACATCTGACAACAAGGGTTTCACCCTGATCGAAATAATTGCTGTGCTGATCATTCTCGGCATCATGGCGGCCGTCGCCGTCAGCCGCATGGGGTCAAACTCGAGTGATCTGATCCCGCAGACGGATATTCTTAAAACGCATCTGAGATTTGCCCAGTTGAAGGCATTGAGTGACGATACCTCTACCTCATGGGGGATCGTTTTTACAACAAACAGTTCCTATACCCTCACAAACATAGTCCCCACCGGAACGGCGGCGACTATCAATCTCCCTTCTGAAGATTCCCCTACGCACACTTTTGCGTCCGGTGTAACGTGTACGACAACAACGGTCGCTTTTGACTCCTGGGGCAGCCCAGGAACTACAAATGTCACGATCACCCTGACCCAGGGCGGAGCTTCCAAATCCTTTAGGGTTTACGCTAATACAGGATACATAGAGGATATATAACATCATGAAATCACGAAAGAATAATTCAAAATCCGGATTTACACTAATTGAAGTGATTATTACCCTTGTTGTTGTCGCGGTTATAGCAGCTATGATGACCGCCTATTTCGGCAAAGGAATCACCCAGAGCTCTATTCCGATTTTTAGGCTCACGGCAGCGGGAAAGTTAAATGACATTATGGAAAAAATTACGGCAGAGTACGATAAAATTCCCCGCTGGAGCCCGAATACTTACTATGCTGTGGGCACCATCGTCATTCCTACTCCGTTGCGAAGAAATGGGTATCAGTATATTTGTACAGTCGCCGGTACCAGCGGCACTGTGGAACCGGGAACGGAAACGCCCACGCCTACGCCTTGGCCTGTAGTAAGCGGGGGTATGGTTACAGAAACTACGGGTTCTGCCACTAAGGTGCGGTGGCTTTATAACGGCTTGGCGCCAAAGCTTTCCGGGCCGCTACCTGGTTTACAAACAAGGCTTGCCGAAACCGAAGATCTCTCAACGCCAAAGGCAGGAGTCGTAGGCGAGAACACTGATCACCTTAGCCAGCCCTTTGGCGGCACTGCTACCATAATTTATCTAAATTATCGTTTGGTCCATAACAGGTTCATCACTTTTAATACCAGCAATACCCCGGCAACGGAAGTGGGGCCCATCAATAGTACTCATGTGGACTATGGTCGTTATCTCAAGGTCACAATTGCTCTTCATCCTGATGAACCTAATCGTACGGATGAGACTCTGACGACCTTGTTTGTGTTACGGTGAAGAAAATGCTTCGTAAAATGCACGGACCCATGTCAAATGAAAAGGCCTTCACGCTGATCGAAGTGATTGTCTCTCTGGTGCTGATCGGCATTATGGCCGCTATTGCTGGGATGGGGCTGATGAGGATCGCAGAGGGCTATGTCTTTACCAAACAAAATGCGGAAGCAACGCAGAAGGCCCAGATCGCCATGGCCAGGATGGTCAAGGAATTAGCAGCGGCAGATACCATCTCCGCCGCCGCTGCAAATGCCATAACTTACACAAGGCCTTTAGCTACCGGTAATATCATCACAATATCACCTCCAAATATTACGCTTACTGTCAACAATGTGTCATACCCTCTGATGGACAAAGTTGTCACTGATGCTTCAGCTTCTTCATCCAAGTTCCTTTTTTATGATAAAGACGGCACACCATTTAGCCCAACAGTTTCCACAACAGCAACAATCCGGAGAATTGATATCAGCCTAAAGACCAACGGCGCGAATAACACGCCTATATCATTTAGCAACTCGGTTTATGTAACAAAAGTGGCATCCTATTGACGGAGGAATTTATGTGCTCAAAAAAACAAATGGGATTTGCCTTGATTCCTCTTATCGTAGCCATGGTCCTAATGGCCGCTCTTGGAGCAGGCATCTATGGCGTTACGACATCATCCACCTTCAGCGAGCTTATGGCAGGTAGAGACTTTGGTGCCTACCAGCTTGCCAAGGGTGGTATGCGTTATGCCATCAATTATCCCAGCTTCAATGGCGGCGTCCCGGTCCCAACGAAAGAGTATTGCTTGTCCAATAGTACTCAATGCTTCACTATTGCTTATAATTCTGCTACCAAAAGATACACTGTCACTGGCAAAGTTAACCCGGGCAGTTTCTTGGCAGCCAGCCGTCAGCTCGCTTATTTTGATCCAACTATTACACCTGGCTTGCCCTTTAATCCGGTCCCAGAATTTAACATTCCCAAGCAGGATTTAGATAAATATTTCAGCCCGACTGCGAATAGTGAAACAGATATCAAATCGGTCCAAACGGTAGGTACCGGTATTGGTAACGAAGCTTTGAATCTCAAATCGGACTTTTACACGATGGGTTTGAAATGGTACGATAATCCTGCGGCAATGGGCCAATTTGATACTTATAGGACAGGGAATTGCGATTTATTGAACTATCACACGCAAGTTAAAGTAGATGTTGCCGATAATACCAGTGATTTTAACATGGTTGGCATCTCATTCCGACTGGATGATACCGCCAGCACTTATCCACCAGTTACCGACAATATGTATGGCATATCATTTTTCAGAATAGACAAGCTCTCAACTAAAAACATACCTGCTTGGTATTCGTCTTTGACAACCCTTAGTACAAACGCCGCTTGGCTCGGAATTTCGGATAATTTCTGGTATGTGGTGTTGTGGAAGCGGGTAGGTGGTGCATTAGGACCCCATACCCTGCTCTCTTATCAGAAACTTACCCTTTCTTTAGATAAGGTGGTGGATCAAGATACCGTCGCCCCGAATAAACTAAATGCATGGGCTACCCTCAGCGTCGGTGTAGAGGAAAAAATTGGTACCGGTGTTCCATACTCTGGTAGGTACAATATTATCACGAGCTACCTTGCCGATGCTTTGTCGTATCCCTACCCACGTAATCCAGACGCTTCAACACCGACAATTAACTGGAATCTCAAGCCTATAAATTGGACATTAGTTGGCGCTGCAGGGCCTAGTGGAAGCAATATCATTAATGATAATTCATTAACGACGAAAAATTACGACAGTTACCCGACAGAACCCGACCCCATCAAGGCGCGCGAGCTCGGATTGCATATTTATTATGATTCAACAAGTGCCAAGAATGTTTTCTACGATAACTGGTATATTGTTCCGTTCCCATCAGCGAGCTGTGTCGGTTGCACGTATTCTCTGAGCTCCGCCGGCGCTACAATAGCCGCAGCCGGTAGCGCAGGATCTACATTCAGTGTCACGGCGGGAGTTGGCTGTACATGGACTGCAGCGACTACTGGTAGTTGGATTCATACATCCAGCAGCGGCACAGGTACAGGTGCTGCACAGACAGTTAACTATACGGTGGACGCCAACGCAGGTCCATTAAGAACTGGTACCATTACGGTCGGTGGACAGACCTTCACGGTTACCCAGTCGAGTGGTTGCACCTATTCTCTGAGCTCCGCCGGCGCCACAATAGCCGCAGCCGGTAGCGCAGGATCTACATTCAGTGTCACGGCGGGAGTTGGCTGTACATGGACTGCAGCGACTACTGATAGTTGGATTCATACATCCAGCAGCGGCACAGGTACAGGTGCTGCACAGACAGTTAACTATACGGTGGACGCCAACGCAGGTCCATTAAGAACTGGTACCATTACGGTCGGTGGACAGACCTTCACGGTTACCCAAGCCAGCGGCTGCACCTATGCGCTCAGCCCCACCAGTCAATCCTTCAGTAGCAGTGGCGGCACCAATAACGTCGTCGTTACGGCGGGAACCGGCTGTACATGGAATGCCTCTGAAATTTTGAGCTGGGTCGCCATAAATTCGGGCACCCCCGGCTCAGGCAATGGCACGGTCAATTATACTGTTGATCCCAATTCAAGCACGTACAGGAACGGATCAATGACAATTGCCGGAACTAATTTCCCGATCACTCAGGCCCCGGCCTGTTCTGGATATAGCGTATATAACAATACTGATGCCGGATATGACTTTAAACTGAATGGCACTTGCACCAAAAATGTAGGAAAAGGTAGTATAATTCCCGGTGGGCTATTACAGAGCACAAAAACGGTAGATAGGTATACAAAAAATAGTACTTGCGGTACCTACCTGGATAGTATTACCTATCAAAACGCGCAAGATGCAAACAAAAACAATAACTGCAATGTAAACTACGATTCAGCAAATACTGCCAGTGATCGGTAGCAAGTAAAAAGGGGGTACACTCGTAAACAAACAATTGAAACAATGGGAGAAATACGGGGACACCATACTAGGAAAATATAGGGACACCATACTAGTTTTTTAAGGGAAAAGGGGGCAGGTTAATTTTCGAAAATCTGCCCCCTCTTTCTATTGTCCCCTCAGTATTTTCAATTTTCCTTCTTCAGGATGACGAAAGGTGGCAATCTCTTTTTCACTTGACAACGTCCAGTGCGAAAGGTTATCTTCAGACATGCCGACTGCAATGAAATTAGGTTCATACAGATTTCATTTCTATTCCGACGAGGGGAGAGAACCAGTTCATATCCATGTTGAAACCCCCGATGGTGAATGCAAATTCTGGCTTGATCCAATCCGGTTGGCCGGTAATAAAGGCATATCCCCAGAGGTTATCCGTAAAATCGAGAGGATTGTATTCGAATATAGTACTTTCCTGGAGGAAAAATATTATGAGCACTTTAACCGCCAGAAATGATGCAGTTGAGCCCGCCGCTGTCAGAGCATGGGCAGAGCGAAGAACTATCTTCATCGAACTGACAGACGGGCGTATTATCGGTTTCCCGGCGAATCGCTTTAAGATTCTAGCCGGTGCGCCGGAAGAGAAATTGCAGGAGGTATCCCTGCGATTGAACGGTTACGCCCTGCGATGGGAATCTCTCGACGAGGACATAACCGTACCTGGCATTGTCGCCGGTCATTTCCAACTGCCCTACTGCGTCGAGGACAATTAGTGGAAATCCGGGGACACCATACTAGTTTTTAAGGGAGGAAATACGGG from Deltaproteobacteria bacterium harbors:
- a CDS encoding prepilin-type N-terminal cleavage/methylation domain-containing protein; the protein is MNLFDKKTSDNKGFTLIEIIAVLIILGIMAAVAVSRMGSNSSDLIPQTDILKTHLRFAQLKALSDDTSTSWGIVFTTNSSYTLTNIVPTGTAATINLPSEDSPTHTFASGVTCTTTTVAFDSWGSPGTTNVTITLTQGGASKSFRVYANTGYIEDI
- a CDS encoding prepilin-type N-terminal cleavage/methylation domain-containing protein is translated as MKSRKNNSKSGFTLIEVIITLVVVAVIAAMMTAYFGKGITQSSIPIFRLTAAGKLNDIMEKITAEYDKIPRWSPNTYYAVGTIVIPTPLRRNGYQYICTVAGTSGTVEPGTETPTPTPWPVVSGGMVTETTGSATKVRWLYNGLAPKLSGPLPGLQTRLAETEDLSTPKAGVVGENTDHLSQPFGGTATIIYLNYRLVHNRFITFNTSNTPATEVGPINSTHVDYGRYLKVTIALHPDEPNRTDETLTTLFVLR
- a CDS encoding type II secretion system protein; this encodes MLRKMHGPMSNEKAFTLIEVIVSLVLIGIMAAIAGMGLMRIAEGYVFTKQNAEATQKAQIAMARMVKELAAADTISAAAANAITYTRPLATGNIITISPPNITLTVNNVSYPLMDKVVTDASASSSKFLFYDKDGTPFSPTVSTTATIRRIDISLKTNGANNTPISFSNSVYVTKVASY
- a CDS encoding BACON domain-containing carbohydrate-binding protein, which gives rise to MCSKKQMGFALIPLIVAMVLMAALGAGIYGVTTSSTFSELMAGRDFGAYQLAKGGMRYAINYPSFNGGVPVPTKEYCLSNSTQCFTIAYNSATKRYTVTGKVNPGSFLAASRQLAYFDPTITPGLPFNPVPEFNIPKQDLDKYFSPTANSETDIKSVQTVGTGIGNEALNLKSDFYTMGLKWYDNPAAMGQFDTYRTGNCDLLNYHTQVKVDVADNTSDFNMVGISFRLDDTASTYPPVTDNMYGISFFRIDKLSTKNIPAWYSSLTTLSTNAAWLGISDNFWYVVLWKRVGGALGPHTLLSYQKLTLSLDKVVDQDTVAPNKLNAWATLSVGVEEKIGTGVPYSGRYNIITSYLADALSYPYPRNPDASTPTINWNLKPINWTLVGAAGPSGSNIINDNSLTTKNYDSYPTEPDPIKARELGLHIYYDSTSAKNVFYDNWYIVPFPSASCVGCTYSLSSAGATIAAAGSAGSTFSVTAGVGCTWTAATTGSWIHTSSSGTGTGAAQTVNYTVDANAGPLRTGTITVGGQTFTVTQSSGCTYSLSSAGATIAAAGSAGSTFSVTAGVGCTWTAATTDSWIHTSSSGTGTGAAQTVNYTVDANAGPLRTGTITVGGQTFTVTQASGCTYALSPTSQSFSSSGGTNNVVVTAGTGCTWNASEILSWVAINSGTPGSGNGTVNYTVDPNSSTYRNGSMTIAGTNFPITQAPACSGYSVYNNTDAGYDFKLNGTCTKNVGKGSIIPGGLLQSTKTVDRYTKNSTCGTYLDSITYQNAQDANKNNNCNVNYDSANTASDR
- a CDS encoding DUF4160 domain-containing protein, with product MPTAMKLGSYRFHFYSDEGREPVHIHVETPDGECKFWLDPIRLAGNKGISPEVIRKIERIVFEYSTFLEEKYYEHFNRQK
- a CDS encoding DUF2442 domain-containing protein gives rise to the protein MSTLTARNDAVEPAAVRAWAERRTIFIELTDGRIIGFPANRFKILAGAPEEKLQEVSLRLNGYALRWESLDEDITVPGIVAGHFQLPYCVEDN